A segment of the Superficieibacter sp. HKU1 genome:
TCCTGGAGAATATTGACGGGAAATAATCATTGGGTCTGGCACCTCTCCAAAAGCGAAACCCGGAAATATCACCTTCCGGGCTCTCTGTACAGATTATGTTAAACCGATGCCGTTACGCTTGTTGCAGACAGTTCAAATCTCTGAGCATCCGCCTAAGGCATTTGATTTTATTTTTATCGCGTATTGCTCCGGAAAGCTTACTCAGCTGAAAAAACGTTTTGTCACCGAAACCATCAATAACTTTAAAGCGATATTCCTGACGATCGCGGTCCCAGGCATAGACGATGTTTTTACAATGCAAGGAATTAATAATAACGCTGGTACTTACAAACCATGCTAAAAAAACATTCAGCTTCTGCAATTTTATTGCATCAAGTTCTTTATTCAGAGCAATCTGATAAAGCGTTTGTGCGATGTGGCTATGCTCATCGCACTCTTTTACAATGACTTGCCCTACCCCTTTATTTGTTTCAACAAGCCCCTCGATCTTTTGCATGTAGAGGGCGTCAGTTTCGCTATTCGGCTTACATTCTTTGATTTCCCGATAAACTTCGCGCTGTTTGCTTTTATACTTTGCAATGCCGGGGATCACTATTTTAATCAGCAAGTTACTATCCTGGGGATGCTGAAAGACGTAACGATCGTTGCCCTTTGCCAGTAAATCATCATCGGTTAATACAAGCTCTGGTTTCATGATAGTTTTGACTCTTATCCGATGGAAATGAAGTGCCGACTCGTACCTGTGTAGGCGAGTCTGGAAGATGAACAGGATTTTATATTATTTTTGATTAACAGGTGATATACAGATTGTACGTTCGCTCAAAAAACAACCGCCTGAGAGTGATTTAACCAACAGGTGACGGTGTACAGACGCAAAAAAAGCCCCTGCTTCAGGGGCTTTTTTTAGAACAAATTACGCTTCTTGCCAGCCAGCAAAAACCTCTTTGCTGTTTTTGTTGAGGATAACTTTATTGTCATCCACTTTATCCACCCACGCCAGCGGAATAAAATGGTGTTTACCACCCGCTTCCGGGTCGCTTTTAGATAGCTTAATCCGATCCTGATCGTCAAGGTGATCGACAACACCAACATGAGTACCGCAGCTCGCTACAACCTGAGTATGGTCTTTAATTTCGCTTTTATTAATCATAAAATACCTTTTGTTGGTTTATGTTTACGGAACCTTATAAAGCATAGACCAGAAATTCAGTTCTGCACGCGATGTTCGCATTTTGAAACAAATTGCCGTGATGTAAGCCCGTGCGGAATGTTTCAAATATTGGAATGAAATAGATGTGGAAATATTTTCTGGCGAACGTCAGAAAATGGGCGCAAATTTTCTCCAATTTATGATTCTATCAACTGTAATAATTTCCATCAGAAAATACGCAGAGCGGGAAATTACCCGCCCCGCACTTTTGTTATACCAGGGAATTAAGTTCCTCAATAATCTCTGAAGATAACGTTATTTCACCTGCTGCCAGGTTCTCATGCAAATGTGTTACCGAACTGGTGCCCGGGATCAGCAGAATATTGTCTGAGCGCTGTAGCAAAAACGCCAGGGCCAGTTGCATAGGTGTCACGTGATGACGCGCAGCCAGGTCATTGAGTTTCGATGACTGAATAGGCGTAAACCCGCCCAGCGGGAAGAACGGCACATAAGCAATGCCCTTAGCCGCTAATGCATCAATCATTTCGTCATCATGCCGGTGCACCAGGTTGTAATGGTTTTGCACACAGACAACTTTACAGATTTTTTGTGCTTCTTCGATCTGCGTCATCGTCACGTTACTTAAGCCAATGTGACGTACCAGTCCCTGTTGTTGGAGCTCTGCCAGTACGCTCAGCGGTGCTTCAAGTGAACCTTCTTCCGGCTGGTGAGTACCGAACATCAGACGCAGGTTGACCACGTCAAGTTGCTCAAGGCCCAGATTGGTCAGGTTATCTTCAACCGCCTGGCGCAATTCCTGCGCAGAAAAGGCTGGCAGCCAGTTGGCTTTGTCATCGCGGCGTGCGCCAATTTTGGTCACAATAACCAAATCGTCTGCGTAGGGGGATAAGGTGTCGCGAATAAGCTGATTGGTCACATGTGGACCATAAAAATCGCTGGTATCAATATGATTAACACCTGCCGCCAGGGCCGCACGTAAAACCTCGCGGGCTGCATCGATGTCTTTTGGCGGACCAAATACTCCCGGCCCTGCCAGCTGCATAGCGCCATAACCAATGCGTTTTACCTGACGATCGCCGAGTGTGAAGCTGTGATCACGTTTTGTCTGCATGGGAGTTTGTCCTTTACACGGAATGAAATGACACAATAACCTCTTATTCCAGTGGTGATAATATACGGCACAATACGGACAGGGTGTACGAAAAAGCAAACAAATATGAATTCAGCTGGGGCGCAGGTTGACGTCGCGGTGGGACGGTTGAAGAGATGACAAAGCTTCGATTATGCCCGCAACGCGGCGGGCACGCTTATTAAGTAACATGAAACGTAAATTACGCCGCCGCGCTTCTGGACTGCGTCGCCAGATAACCGGCCCACAGGCTGGCAATCCATTTCACCCCTTTTGCAGTAAAACGCGCCTGCGAAAAGGTATGCTGGTTTTCACCCACGCCCGAACGCAGCGTAAAATAGCCAGCCTGCGCATGATGATGATGTGGGGTCAGTACGCCATTCACCCGGTACATAATATTGCGTTCCAGCAAGAACTGGCGAAACTCGGTTTCTTTAGCCCTGAGCATTTTGCACAGCTGACGAAAACCGAGAGAATCTTCAACCTGCACGTAGCGATCGAAAAACTCCGCTTTTGGCACTGAAAGTGCCAGCCGTTGCTCGGCTATCTGGCGCTGCTCATACTGTTCGGCCCAGGCACGCGCCGCAGTCGCGGGGTTAGTGAAATCGGGCAGATTGTCGCGCTTTTCACGCTCCTGCCAGCGGTCCAGCATTTCGGCTGTAAATCCCGGAGACAAACGTGCTACAGCGAGAAGCGAATCGCGTTTATTCAGGAAAAACTCCTGGTACGTTTCGCCTTCACGCTCATAAAGACTCACCGTAACGGGCTGAGTAAAACGTTGTGCCGTCTCCAGCCCATTAATAATACGTTTTACTTCGCCATGAGTAATACCGGTCAGGGTAGCAATTTCACGGCTACTCATCAGGGAAGACTGGTCAAGGGTCCGTTGGCTATCAAACGTAATCATCATAGGTTCACCACTCACTCACTTACAACACCCACGCGGGTAGTTGAAATAGTATACAATGCACTGGTTAAATATCCAGTTCTTTTTTTGAGCGGTTTAGGCCATGTGAACGTTCATGAGCTGTCAGATCGTGTTCCCCTCATTCTGGAGGATAGAGACAATGTTATCCGGGAAAACGGTCTCGGTGGTCCGGGCAAGCGCCTGGCGATCCCACCATTTATAACGGCTGATCACCTGCTTCTCGTTCAGGCTCCAGCGATCGCTACTCACATCGTGATCGGATATTCTAATGATATAGAACCGTTCTATGGCCAGCACCTGTTCGCCGCTGGGCAATAGCATTGAGAATGAACGCTGAGCCACAGCCGGGCCTGGATGACGAGCAATAATTCCGGTCTCTTCATAAAGCTCTCTGATCGCAGCTTGCTCAAAGCTTTCCCCCTCCTCCACTGCACCACCGGGCGTTGCCCAGTAGGCGCGGCCTTGCAGCGCATCATTAGTATGAGTAAAGCGAAAAAGAAGGATTTGTTCTGCGGCATTGACGATCAGTAAGCGGGCAGAAGGTCGCTCTCTCATGGCGCAGTCATCCGTAACGTCGATGGCGGTAGGTCTGAGTTCCTGCATAGGCCCCTCAACATGATCATGTAAGCTGATAGTTTTTATCCGGCAGTCGTTTTTGCGGGATGTCGGTTTCATCGTTCATTTGCAGGAGATCAATCTCCATCGCATTGCAGATAGCGTCCAGCGGGAGATCGTTATTTTCCAGTCCGAAAGGATCTTCAAGTTCTTCGGCCAGTGCATCCAGAGAAATAAACGTATAGGAAATCAGCACCGAAATAAATGGCGTCATATAGTGCAGATCGACGACCAGCGCGAACGGTAGCAAAATACAGAAAATGTAAACGGTACGGTGCAGAATAAGAGTATAAGCGAAAGGGATTGGCGTATTAGCAATACGCTCGCAGCCTGCCAGCACGGCGGACATATCGTTCAGCCGATTATTCAGGCTATGAAAAAGGATGTCGGAAAGATCGCCGCTGCGGCGGCGCACGGCCAGCCACTCCCCCATCAGCAGCAAAATACGGTTTGCCGGTGAATGTGAAAAAAGCACCTGCTGAAGTTGATGCGCCGGTAAGAATGACGCTAACGTATTTTCCTGCGGTAAACGGCGAAGCGTCATGCGCAATGAATGGGCAAAAGCAATTTGCAGGCGAACAAATTCTCCGAGTCGCGCATCTTCGGGTAAGGTGTTTTTGACTTCGCGAAATAACGAGCGAGCCGCTATCATCAACTGCCCCCAAAGCTGTCGTGCTTCGACAAAGCGTGAGTAACTGGCATTGTTGCGAAAGCCGAGAAAGATGGCGATAGCGACGCCGAGAATGCTAAAAGGCGCGACGGTGAGTTTAATGCCTAACGAGGTATACCACGGCAGCATCACGATCACGGCAATGGAAAGCAGGAAGTTAAGTAGCAGTCGGGAAATAACTTTTGAAAGCACTGAGCCGTGCCAGACAAAAATGAGCGCCAGCCAGTGTTGTTGCGGTCTTATGATCATTTTGGATTTTTTTGCAGGTGAATAACTAGAGAATTAAACGTGATTGTCATCACACTTTCAAGCAAGAGCCCGCTTTTATTACTGATTGAATTTTACAGGTACTATGGTTCAAGTTGGTGTGTATTATTATAAGGTATTTGTATGTTGTAACTAATAAAACTCCTGATAAACCCGGCTAAAAGCCGGGCTGATTATTTAGCAAAGCGGTTGTACTGCGTCGCGCATTCCTTTAGACAAGATGGCATCCAAATCTGCTGTCACCTGCGTCACCAGTCCAGGCACCTGCGTGAGATCCTGCTCCCAGTGGTCGCTGACGCTAAGAACCGAGCTAACCAGCTCAGCGGTCGTGATTTGCTGGTCACGGTGCTTCGCCCACAGCTGCTGATAAGACTCAAGCCAGTGTGCATCATCCTGTACAGGATAACCTTCACCGTTGCGCTCCCCACGATAAAACGCAATCAATGCCGCTAACGCAAACGTCAGACGGGCCGGTAATTTACCCGACGTGTTCTGCCCTTTCAGTAGCTGCGGCAGAATACGCGTGCGGTATTTGGTCATGCCATTTAGCGCAATAGACAGCAGCTGATGCTTGATATACGGGTTGCGGAAACGGCCTGTTACTGCGCTGGCGAACGATTCCAGTTCATCGCGCGGTAAATCAAGTACCGGGATGATTTCTTCGTAAATGGCTTTCTCGACAAACGCGCAGATGTCGCGATCGTTCATCGCCTCGCCGACCGTATCCAGACCCGCTTGCCAGGCGACCGGGACCAGCGCGGTATGCGCACCATTGAGAATCGCCACTTTACGTTCTTTATACGGTTTGATGTCGTCAACAATAAGTACGTTAAGCGGATATTTATCCAGGCGCAGCTCGGACGCCAGTGATTTAGGTCCCTGGATCACGAACAAATAGAAATGCTCGGCGGTGTCCAGGAAGCCATCTTTATAGCCCAAATCAGCTTCAAGCTGTGCAACTTCATCACGCGGATAACCGGTAACAATACGGTCTACCAGCGTGGAACAGAAGGAAGTAGACTCATTCAGCCAGGTGGTGAATTCAGCAGGCAGCGCCCACTCCTGCGCGTAGCGCAGCACCAGTTCCTGCAATGCTTCACCATTATAATCAATCAATTCGCAAGGAATGATGATCCAGCCTTTGTCCGCCGCGCCGTTGAAGTGGCTAAAGCGCTCAAAAAGCAGACGCGTCAGCTTTGCCGGATAGCTTACTGCGGGGGCATCCTCAAACTTATCGCCAGCATGGTAACTAATGCCCGCTTCGGTGGTGTTCGAAAATACAAAGCGTATCTCCGGGTTATGCGCCAGTTTAAGAAACTCATCGTACTGTGTATAAACGCTGATTTCGCGATTAACCGAACGGATAAGACGCGCATCGCTGACCGCCTCCCCCTGCTCATTAAGTCCACGAATGATAGTAGTATACAACCCATCCTGAGTGCTTAACGACGGCGGAAAATCACTTTTAATCGGACGGACAATCACCACACCGGCATTGAGGTCGGTGTTTTCATTCAGGAGATCGATCTGCCAGTCAATGAAGGCGCGCAGGAAGTTGCCCTCACCAAACTGAATGATACGTTCAGGATAGTTTGCTCCGGGGAAATCACGACGGTTCAGCGTTTTCACGATAGGGTCCTTTTTTAATTAATCATACAACTCAGTAGAATTGGTCCAATAACTTAACAGACTTTAAAACCAATAAAACCCTGTTTTGATCAAATCGTGACGCTATAGTAAAAAAAATTTACATTTGCTTATAGAAGACGCTGGTTGCGGTCAGAGCGCCATCCGGCATCAGGGCATAATCGGGAATTTCGCCGGCTTTGCGCCAGCCGCAGCGTTGATAGAACGTCTCCGCCCCGCTTCCTGTCGCGGTGTCCAGCACTAACAGCGTTTTATGATGCTCTTGCGCCAGCAATTCAAGGGCTGACATCAATCTGGCGGCCACGCCCTGCCGTCGCGCGCGCTCGTGGACGAGTAATTTGGCAACGTCCGCGCGATGCGGCTGGTTCTCGGGCTGATCGATAATAAGCTGAACGGTACCAACGGGCTGTTGACGGGCATCCAGCGCCACCAGTAACAGCCGCTCCTGTGCTTCCACGCTGTCGGCAATAGTTCTCCACCAGGCCCGCAGGACGTTGGGCTGGCAGGGAAGCATAAAACTGACGGAAGCCCCGCCATTAATACAGTTCTCAAGAATGTCGGTGAGGGCGTCGAGATGAAGCAGAATATCGTTACGTGAAAAGGTATGCAGCGAAATTGATGTAGCCATACGTACTCCTAGTAAATGACCACATCACTATTATTTTAACAAACTAATTACACAAGCTTTTCTCTCATAGGAATTAATGATGTTAGCGGCCTTTGCCTTCTTGCTTATTTTTCATGGTATACATCTTTTGATCGGCTGTTCGTAGCCATTCCTGAAGGGTTGAGCCATTCTGGTCAAATTCAGTTACCCCCCATGAAAAGGCAAGCTTCCAGGGCTTGCCGGACGTCTGGTTAAAGGCTTCCGCTTCTTCAACCAGATGCTGCATTGCAATCCAGGCGCCGTTTTCGTCAGTGTCGGAAAAAAGAATGGCAAACTCATCACCGCTGTAACGCACGGTAAGATCGGTATCGCGGAATGAAGTCTTCAGTAGCATCGCCATGGTTTTTAATGCAGCATCCCCTTCCGCATGGCCCCAGCGATCGTTTATTTTCTTGAAACCATCGAGATCGAGCCAGCCCAGCGTCAGCGGCACCGCGCGCCGTGCGGCGGAACGAATGGCATAATCTGCGAGGTTATTAAAACCACGGCGATTGAACAGCCCGGTCAGTTCGTCAGTGGTGGCTGCATTGATGGCGGCAAATTCGCCTTCGACAATAGCTGCCAGATCTTTGAGCATGTCGAGATCGCTATGGCTGAAGGTTCTGGGCTGTCGGTCTACCAGACAAAAAGCGCCCGCGACCGCCCCATCAGGCAGGCGCAGCGGATACCCGGCGTAAAAACGCACGTGCGCATCCCCTTCCACCAGCGGATTATCGGCAAAACGCACATCCTGCGTAGCATCCGTTACCACCAGCGGCGATTCGCTGAGAATGGCATGCCCACAAAATGAAATAGTGCGCGGTAAGGTGGTGATATCGATGCCGTCATGGGATTTGAAGATTAGTACGTCTTCATCCACCAGCGTTACCAGCGCAACAGGAATATCAAACAGGCGCTTTGCAAGACGGGTCAGACGGTCAAAGCGCTGCGGATCGCCGGATTCAAGGATCCCAGACTCATGTAGCGAGGCAAGGCGTTGCGGTTCGTTCACAGGTATGGCCGGACTCTTCATTGCATCTCCTTTTATCATTGATACTTCAGTCTATGCCAGCGCAGCGAATTCATCAGTGCGCATAGATACGATTTTTCCCTTCGCGTTTGGCCTGGTAAAGCGCATCATCGGCGGCCTTTAGCCAGTCGGTAGAGGACATCATCTCTTTCGTGGCCTGCGCAATCCCGATACTGAGCGTTAAAGAGAGGGTGTTATCAGGCAAAACCGTCATCACCGACACTGCTTCCATAATTCGCCTGGCGATGTTTTTTGCCTCGTCATCGGGCGTCTCCGGCAGCAGGATCACAAACTCATCGCCCCCCAGACGTGCCGGGGTATCCGTTTTACGGGTAGCGACATGCAATATTTGTGACACTGTCACTAAAAGAGAGTCGCCGACTTCATGCCCGTAGCGATCGTTAACCTCTTTGAAATTGTCGATATCGATAAACATCAACGCCGAGTGGTGGGTGTTATGCCGCAGCTTGATCAGTTCAAACTCAATTCTTTGCTCCAGCAAGCGACGATTAGCAATATCCAGCAGCGGATCCATCATCGCAATCCGCTCCAGCTCACGACTGTTTTTACGCAGTTTGCAGGCAATTGAATTGGTAAGCACGCTGAGTGCAAACACGTAAATAGCTATTAACGGTAGCGTGGCATACAACGTTGTTTGTGACACCACAGGCGAAAAGGGAAATCCCAGCGCCAGCCAGGTGATAGCAAATGCTCCGAGCATCACCGCCGCGCCTTTACGTAATAACGGAAAGCCGCCTGCAGACACCCGGTCAGACATTAAAATGGTTGCAATCACCACCGACGGCAGAAGATTCACCGCCATCATGGCGATCCAGAAACCGCCCGCTACAGTGTCGAAAATAAGGTTATGATGTTCTTTATCCAGCGGGAGGGCAGCGTTTTTAGCCCGAAGATAAGCAACTATCGGCCAGATAAAGGCATTGGCTGCCAGTAAAACCAGCAGCCAGCCAGGACGGTCAAGTTCGACCAGAACGGAGAGAACCGGAAAGAAGCACAGCAGCGTGCCAAGCGTGCGCATCAGATACATGCGTCTGACAAATCTGGCACAGGTAACCCGCTCATTCTTTATTAGCTTGTCAGATTCGTTCATGACACGATTTTCCGCTGCCTATGCAGACTTATCTTATTGACGATAAAAGCCGGTAGCAAGTGATTTAGCACTTCTTAGCGTTCGATTAACCTATTTTAAACAATAGCATTTATTAGTGTTAACGAGGCGGATTCATCTGGATCACAAGCCAGTGGAAAATGACCTGCACAACATAGGCCTGCTGCTCGTCAGAAAGCGCCTGATGCTGAGGGATGTTATGCCATTTTTCCAGACAGCCGCGACAGCAGGTCGCGGTGGCATGCTGCGCAATGAACACGGGATGCCCGCGCAAAGGAGTCTGTTTGCCGTCATTCAACGGCTCGGCGGGGGCCAGACGGCGGGCAACGAAGTCAGCCGCATGCTGGCTGACGGTTTCCGCGCCTTTATCCAGACAATATTGTCGCTCCTTCTGACCCAGGCGGAAGCGGGAGCGAAAGGTTGAACGCGCCAGGCGTGCAAAAAGCGTATCAAAACGATTCATTAAAATACCGAATGTCCGGGCTGCTGCGTCAGCTTTTCCAGCGCCGCCACGCCAGACACAGAATTACCGGTGCCATCCAGCTCCGGACTCCAGACGGCAATGGCCATCTCATGAGGCACAATGGCCACAATACCGCCTCCGACACCTGATTTTGCAGGCAGTCCCACGCGCCAGGCAAACTCACCGGAGCTCTGGTACATGCCGCTGGTCGCCATCAGGGCATTAACCTGCCGCGACTGGAGCGGCGTGATCACCGGTTCATTCAGGTGCGGCGCCATTCCCTTATCCGCAAGGAATAAAAAGGTTCGCGCCAGCTCCACGCAGCTCATTTTCAGCGCGCAGTAATGGAAATAGTTTTGCAGCACGGTCGGAACATCATTATGAAAATTGCCAAAAGACTTCATCAGCCAGGCGATTGCCGCGTTACGGGCGGAATGTTCGAACTCAGAGCGTGCGACCACGCTGTCGTAGCTGATATCTGCCGCGCCGCTGAGTTGACGGACAATTTCCAGCATCCGCTGTCGCGGTGCGCTCAGGCGACTTTGTAGCATATCGCATACCACCAGCGCTCCGGCATTAATGAACGGATTACGCGGTTTCCCCTGTTCAAGCTCCAGCTGCACCAGCGAATTAAACGGTTGTCCGGAGGGATCTTTACCCACCCGCTGCCAGATCTCGTCTTCAGGATAGTGGTTCATCGCCACAATCAGACTGAGCACTTTAGAGATAGACTGGATCGAGAACCGTTCACTGGCATCACCGGCGGCAAAATGCTGCCCCTCAACGGTGCTAATCGCTATACCCAGTTTGTGTGGGTTAACGGCAGCCAGTGCCGGAATATAATCCGCCACCTTCCCCTGACCGATTAACGGTCTGACGTCGGCCAGAATGGATTCAAGTAACGTTGTTGTGATGACCTTTGCCACCTGTTGCTCCTTGTCGCAGGCCATTTTCGGCCTGCGAGTATATCAGAGCTGAATATCAGACGTCAGGCTGGAAGCCGAAAACGCGTGACCGCCAGCGTAAGCTGCTGCGAGTCATCCTGAAGTTGCTGTGAAGCCTGCGAGGCGTGAGTGACCAAATCGCCGGTCTGGCGTGCGACGAGGTTAAGCGCATGCAGCTGACGGGTCATCTGATGAATGCTTTCTCCCTGGCTCAGCGTGGCCTGCGAGATATCGCTCAGCAGACTACTGAGTTTGCCGACCAGTCCCGTGACCTGCTGGAGATTATCCTCAAGCCGGGTCACCGCTTTGGATCCGTCGGTGATCCCCTGAAGGGAATGATTAATCAGTTGCTGGATGGTCTGGGTGGAATGACTGCTTTTACGCGCCAGCAGACCTACCTCTTTTGCCACCACGGCAAAGCCGCGCCCCTGCTCACCGGCGTGTGCCGCCTCTATGGCCGCATTGAGCGCCAGAATATTGGTCTGGAAGGCAACGTTATCAATCATCGCCACAATGCCACGCATCTCAGCGGATCGCTCGACGATTTCCCGCATCGACTGATTGACCGTTTCCATCATCCGGTCACCGCCCGCCGCCACCTGACGCGCTTCGTCCGCTCGCAGACTTGCCTGCTGTGCGTAGCCGGTATTGCCCTCTACATGTGATTCAAGCGTGGCAATATGGGTAGTAACGCCATCCAGTTCCCGCGTCTGCTTTACCGACTGCTGATAAAGCGCCTGATTCCCTTCCGCCAGACGATGAATATTGCCTACCATTGAGGCCGTGGCATCATTGACCTGGATCACCAGCTGCTGAAGACCTGTTTGCATTTCACCAATACTCTGGCTGAGCTGATTAATCTCCCGGTTGAATCGACGTACCGGCGGCAGCGGCGCGGAGAGATCGCCCGCCGCCAGACGATTGATATGCGCAATCAGCCGTCGCAGCGGCACAATCACCCAGCGCGACATGCCGGTCCAGACCGCCACCGCAATAATCAACAGCAGGGCTGGCGCGAGCAGAAAAAGCGTTTGCAGTGACGCCAGACTGGTCATCAACGCCTGACGCCCTTCTCCCGCACGCTGCTCACTGGCTTGCTGAAAGCGGGCGTAGTTCTCGTTAAAATCCGCCTGAAAGGCCTGCACCGGCACGGCAAAGAAAGCATCGATAGACTGGTTTTTCCCCAGCGCATCGGCCTGTTCTTTGATGGCACTATAAAATAGCTGGTAACTATTGATGAGACCGTCATCACCGGGCGGATTGAGTGCCTGCCACGCCTGCCAGGCTTTTTGCGAATGTGCCAGCGCGTTTTGCGCCTCATCAAGCAAGCCGTTCCAGCTCCCTACCGAGCCGGTATCACGATCCTGCATAAACCAGACGCCAGCCCGGTTCAGTAAATCACTGGCCGTCAACAGGGCTACCCGCGCCTCATCGACGTTGACCTGCTGGAGATGGGTTTGCTGATTGCGCTGTTCATTCTGCCGCGCGCTTTGCAGCGAATGCGACAATAACAGCGAGGATGAGATTTGCAGCGCCGAAAAAAGGCCGATGATACAAAGCATTCCCGCCAGCAAACCAAACTGGCGGGGGATAACACGCTGTGCATGGCGGCGAAGAATTTGAGTTAAGTTCATAATTTTCATCTATAACAACAGGTTACGCGCGATTGTAGGAGATGAAAATGACAATGCCATGACAGTAGTGTGACAGACGCTAGCGGCGATCTTTCCACACGGTCTGAACGTTACAGAATTCCCGCAGACCAAAGTGCGACAGTTCGCGGCCAAACCCGCTTTTCTTCACGCCGCCGAAAGCCACGCGCGCATCACTGGCGCTGAAGCCATTAATAAACACGCCGCCGCACTCCAGATTTTCAGCAAAATAGCGCGCTTTTTCTTCACTGGCCGTCATAACGGTAGCAGAGAGGCCAAACTCACTATCGTTGGCCAGCGCCAGCGCGTGTCCTGCATCGCGAGCGATGGTGATGGCCGCCACCGGGCCGAACAGTTCTTCCCGAAAGGCAGTCATATCAGCGGTAACATTCCCCAGCACCGTCGCCGGATAATAATTACCCTCGCCCGCCATTTTTTCGCCGCCCAGTAATAAGGTTGCGCCCTGCTCCAGCGTATTTAATACCTGCTGATGTAGCTCATCGCGCAGATCAAAACGCGCCATCGGACCGAGATCGTTGTGCTCAAGGGTAGGATCGCCCATTTTAAGCTGCGCCACGGCTGCCACAAAACGGTCAGTAAACGCCTGTGCAATATCTGCTTCAACAATAAAACGTTTGGCCGCCGCGCAAACCTGCCCGGTATTCTGATAGCGCCCGGCCACGGCGGCACGAACTGCCAGATCCAGATCGGCATCATTAAGGACAATAAAAGGGTCCGAGCCGCCGAGTTCGAGCACGCATTTTTTCAGCGCGGCCCCTGCCTGTGCGCCAATCGCTTTGCCCGCGCGCACACTGCCGGTCACGGTGACGGCGGCAATACGCGGATCGTTAATCGCCTGCGTCACGCCGTCATTGGTTGCATTAATCCAGCCAAACACGCCCGGCGCGATGCCCGCTTCATCAAAGGCCTGTTGAATAAGCGCGGCACAGCCTGACACGTTGGGCGCGTGTTTTAACAGATAGCTGTTGCCCGCCAGCAGGATCGGCACCGCGCCACGCAGCACCTGCCAGAGCGGAAAGTTCCACGGCATTACCGCCAGCACCGGCCCCAGCGGACGGTATTCAATGACCGCCTGACCACCAGCAACCTGGGTTGATTCAGTGGCCAGCATCGCCGGGCCATGCTCAGCGTACCAGTCACACAAATCGGCGGATTTGTCCACCTCAGCGCGAGCCTGCACAATAGGCTTGCCCATTTCACGGCAGATCGACTGGGCCATCTCTTCGCGTCGTCCACGCAAAGCCGCACCCAGCTCGCGCAGTTTTTCCGCCCGATCGTGAACGGTATTGCCCCGCCACTGACGGTAGCCCTGCGATGCCTGTTCAATGGCATTCTCCACGTCTTCGGGCGTTGCCCACGGCAAAGAAGCCATGGTATGCCCGTTGGCCGGATTGACAGAAATAGCTTCATTTACAGGTGACGTCATGGCGTTCTCTCTTAACGAATATTTTAACAGGAGGCTATTCTGCTACACTCACACCTTCCTTAAAAATGAATAATAATGACCATCTTATTCACAAAATGAGAAAAACATGGATTTAACCCAGCTTGAAATGTTCAATGCGGTGGCCCTGACGGGCAGCATTACCCAGGCGGCGCAGCAGGTGCATCG
Coding sequences within it:
- the sad gene encoding succinate-semialdehyde dehydrogenase, translated to MTSPVNEAISVNPANGHTMASLPWATPEDVENAIEQASQGYRQWRGNTVHDRAEKLRELGAALRGRREEMAQSICREMGKPIVQARAEVDKSADLCDWYAEHGPAMLATESTQVAGGQAVIEYRPLGPVLAVMPWNFPLWQVLRGAVPILLAGNSYLLKHAPNVSGCAALIQQAFDEAGIAPGVFGWINATNDGVTQAINDPRIAAVTVTGSVRAGKAIGAQAGAALKKCVLELGGSDPFIVLNDADLDLAVRAAVAGRYQNTGQVCAAAKRFIVEADIAQAFTDRFVAAVAQLKMGDPTLEHNDLGPMARFDLRDELHQQVLNTLEQGATLLLGGEKMAGEGNYYPATVLGNVTADMTAFREELFGPVAAITIARDAGHALALANDSEFGLSATVMTASEEKARYFAENLECGGVFINGFSASDARVAFGGVKKSGFGRELSHFGLREFCNVQTVWKDRR